The Castanea sativa cultivar Marrone di Chiusa Pesio chromosome 11, ASM4071231v1 genome contains a region encoding:
- the LOC142616630 gene encoding uncharacterized protein LOC142616630 translates to MSVSRIFAEEFDSKPKRIKGNILPILGFSDEDKIGTIRPHADALVVTLRIGGYEVRRVMVDQGSGADIMYPDLFRGLNLKLEDLTTYDSPLISFEGKVVIPKGQIRLLVQSGPEVVDVDFIVVDAYSPYTTIFTRPWLHALGAVSSTLHVKVKFHLGD, encoded by the coding sequence ATGTCTGTGTCACGTATTTTCGCCGAGGAATTTGATtcgaagccgaagaggattaaagggAACATTCTGCCTATTTTGGGCTTCTCAGACGAAGACAAGATTGGGACCATTCGACCTCATGCCGATGCCTTGGTAGTTACATTAAGGATAGGGGGCTATGAGGTGAGAAGGGTAATGGTTGACCAGGGTAGTGGGGCTGacattatgtaccctgacttgtttAGGGGGCTTAACCTAAAGCTCGAGGATCTTACTACTTATGATTCACCGCTAATAAGTTTTGAGGGGAAGGTTGTCATTCCAAAAGGGCAAATTCGGCTACTTGTGCAATCGGGTCCGGAGGTTGtggacgtagatttcatcgtggtagatgcttattctccctacacgACCATTTTTACAAGGCCCTGGCTACATGCTCTAGGTGCTGTTTCTTCAACTCTTCATGTCAAGGTGAAGTTCCATCTGGGGGACTGA